In the genome of Nitrospira japonica, one region contains:
- the rimI gene encoding ribosomal protein S18-alanine N-acetyltransferase yields the protein MTVSPCEILPATDADLSDILAIEEACFSAPWTRKMMEAEMSGNPFAHFLVARRATAEGGTSASIVGYVCFWIVFEEVRLMNLAVIESMRCKGIATSLVTAALQAGALQSAVRAVLEVRASNGAAQTLYQNLGFRQTGLRPNYYSAPLEDAVLMELDSLAPEAGNRSLAGDHTEGHPSMGQPLKPGGATC from the coding sequence ATGACGGTTTCTCCATGCGAAATTCTCCCGGCCACCGATGCCGATCTGTCCGACATTCTGGCGATCGAAGAAGCTTGCTTCTCGGCCCCGTGGACGCGCAAAATGATGGAAGCGGAGATGAGCGGGAACCCTTTCGCTCATTTTCTCGTCGCCCGGCGGGCGACCGCCGAAGGAGGAACATCGGCATCCATTGTCGGGTACGTGTGTTTTTGGATCGTGTTTGAGGAAGTCCGGTTGATGAATCTCGCGGTCATTGAGTCGATGCGGTGCAAGGGAATCGCCACCTCTCTGGTCACCGCAGCTCTTCAAGCCGGTGCACTCCAGTCAGCCGTGCGTGCGGTGCTCGAAGTCCGCGCATCGAACGGCGCGGCGCAAACCCTCTATCAGAATCTCGGATTTCGGCAGACCGGTCTCAGGCCGAACTACTACTCGGCACCGCTCGAAGATGCGGTGCTGATGGAGTTGGATTCCCTGGCGCCGGAAGCGGGCAACCGCTCCCTTGCGGGGGATCATACGGAAGGTCATCCATCCATGGGGCAGCCACTCAAACCAGGAGGTGCGACATGCTGA
- a CDS encoding YdcH family protein has protein sequence MLTDNVIMERLRQSNTEFRELEESHHRLDLELNDLQRRHVLTPAEELSKKQLQKEKLAKKDKMAEMIRVYRDHGLQATAH, from the coding sequence ATGCTGACGGACAATGTGATCATGGAACGGCTCCGCCAATCCAACACAGAATTCCGTGAATTGGAGGAGTCCCACCACCGCCTCGATCTGGAGCTCAACGATCTGCAGAGACGCCACGTCCTGACCCCGGCCGAAGAGTTATCCAAGAAACAACTGCAAAAGGAAAAACTCGCGAAGAAAGACAAGATGGCCGAGATGATCCGCGTCTACCGCGACCACGGACTGCAGGCGACCGCCCATTAG
- the tatC gene encoding twin-arginine translocase subunit TatC — translation MAPSIHPLAAHIQTVKRRLLIIGATILVALAVAFTFSAEMVAWLNRPFPDQLVFYGPTEALFASIKVSFLAAILASLPVVFYQFWKFVEPALLPKEQRWGIPIFLLAGALFALGLIFCNLVILPLVIDFFVSFGMDRDITPQLSVGTYIDFNVKFLLTFGCAFELPLILTILARVGVVSAQVLAAYRKHAILGSLIISAIVTPDATLFTMLLMAVPLMILYEVGIIGAKIFGRAPTDMDLPLDPDLPVGTAGHRVR, via the coding sequence ATGGCTCCCAGTATCCATCCGCTGGCCGCACACATTCAAACCGTCAAGCGGCGCCTGCTCATCATCGGCGCCACGATCCTGGTGGCACTGGCCGTTGCCTTCACGTTCTCGGCGGAGATGGTGGCATGGCTGAATCGGCCCTTCCCCGATCAACTGGTGTTTTACGGGCCCACTGAAGCGCTCTTTGCCTCGATCAAGGTCTCGTTTCTGGCGGCCATCCTGGCCAGCCTCCCGGTCGTGTTTTACCAGTTCTGGAAATTCGTCGAACCAGCGCTGCTCCCGAAGGAGCAGCGCTGGGGGATTCCGATCTTCCTGCTGGCCGGCGCGCTCTTTGCGCTCGGCCTGATCTTTTGCAACCTGGTCATCCTGCCGCTGGTCATCGATTTCTTCGTCAGCTTCGGCATGGACCGCGATATCACGCCGCAACTCAGCGTGGGCACCTACATCGACTTCAACGTCAAATTTCTCCTGACCTTCGGATGCGCCTTCGAGTTGCCCCTAATCCTGACGATCCTGGCGCGGGTCGGCGTGGTATCGGCGCAGGTTCTGGCCGCCTATCGCAAGCACGCCATTCTGGGCTCGTTGATCATCTCCGCCATCGTCACTCCCGACGCAACCCTGTTCACCATGCTGCTCATGGCCGTGCCGCTCATGATACTGTATGAAGTCGGCATCATCGGCGCGAAGATCTTCGGACGTGCGCCGACGGACATGGACCTGCCGCTCGATCCGGACCTTCCTGTCGGAACAGCGGGGCATCGCGTCCGCTAA
- a CDS encoding peptidylprolyl isomerase has protein sequence MGEIVLRFFHSVAPGHVKNFVDLAQKGFYNGTAFHRVIPGFMIQGGDPNSKSADRASHGTGGPGYRIKAEFNSTPHKRGILSMARANDPDSAGSQFFICVADANFLDWQYTAFGEVVSGMDVADKVVSVKRDGRDNPLERIEMTVTISEG, from the coding sequence ATGGGAGAAATCGTGCTGCGCTTCTTCCACAGCGTGGCGCCCGGTCATGTGAAAAACTTCGTGGATCTGGCCCAGAAAGGGTTCTACAACGGCACCGCGTTTCACCGCGTCATTCCTGGTTTCATGATCCAAGGCGGCGATCCCAACAGTAAGAGCGCCGACCGGGCCTCGCACGGCACGGGCGGTCCCGGCTACCGCATCAAGGCCGAGTTCAACAGCACGCCGCACAAGCGGGGCATTCTCTCCATGGCCCGCGCCAACGATCCGGACAGCGCCGGCTCCCAATTCTTCATCTGCGTCGCCGACGCCAACTTTCTGGATTGGCAGTACACGGCCTTCGGCGAAGTCGTCAGCGGCATGGACGTGGCCGACAAAGTCGTGAGCGTCAAGCGGGACGGCCGCGACAATCCGCTGGAACGGATCGAAATGACGGTCACGATTTCGGAAGGTTGA
- a CDS encoding tetratricopeptide repeat protein, which produces MGIDRSKILHSAQLFASKGQFDAAINEWRKLSAESPADGSIYNSIGELHLKRNASGEAVAAFLQAANAFRAEGATLKAIATYKKILKLDPSRYDIYRYLGDLNAERGLLSSAVQDYLTLGKYYLKERKTKEALEVYKKIVSQDPSNLDAQQRVAELCVQENMQDEATKVYLQLGRERSAQQRYSEAKEAYQSVLRIDPSNNEASQFIEHFEKSGGDPTRIARSTATAPTAGKSLEPMDLLAEARRRIEEKQFAGAEAILNQLLSKEPGNPQVCQLLARLHLHQGQLQIALGEYRFLAGAALRAQEYPQAEALIREFLTVEPDSVPLLELHGELYEEQGDPATAVLHYGKAVEVLLEHPEPGLPTLPEELFEKIKQLAPESPVIQRLEALLNGGSPAAESVAVQTDQTAPATNTLPVAGTRADHEWEATSHHSSEPEFRLASSDTASSVAIAPSGATSQAGAVGRSGSDQPTADMSVAVPSLTRDAQLRSFLDAGQTTEAELWLNRLVGQAPQDAGLRELLGGLCEYKGDSAAAALHYAQALELYVSTPPETVTEPLSALYLKLSMLAPAHPLVEQLAPLFAPRENPQGATADTVTEMADELDPEVHYTLGIAYKNMGLLDEAQEEFSVAMRAQAVFLDSCLMTAVCLKERGQADAASAQLERLLTDSRCQGAKGQAIRYELGLLYEQQGKWEQAVTMFESIPTFHDVPERLSSIRAEHPASEPAAKAFGYAS; this is translated from the coding sequence TTGGGTATCGACCGCAGCAAGATCTTGCACAGCGCGCAGCTGTTCGCGTCGAAAGGGCAGTTCGACGCCGCCATCAACGAATGGAGAAAGCTGTCGGCCGAATCGCCCGCGGACGGGAGCATCTACAATTCCATCGGCGAACTCCATTTGAAGCGGAACGCGTCCGGCGAAGCGGTCGCGGCGTTTCTGCAGGCCGCCAATGCGTTTCGGGCGGAAGGGGCCACCCTCAAGGCCATCGCCACCTATAAGAAGATCCTCAAACTCGATCCCTCCCGCTACGACATCTACCGCTACCTCGGCGACCTCAATGCCGAGCGCGGCCTGCTCAGCAGCGCGGTGCAGGATTACCTGACGCTGGGCAAGTACTATCTGAAGGAGCGCAAGACCAAGGAAGCACTCGAGGTCTATAAAAAGATCGTCAGTCAGGATCCGTCGAATCTCGATGCGCAGCAACGCGTCGCCGAGTTGTGCGTGCAGGAGAACATGCAGGATGAGGCGACGAAGGTCTACCTGCAGCTCGGCCGCGAGCGTTCCGCCCAACAGCGGTACAGCGAAGCCAAAGAAGCCTATCAATCGGTCCTGCGCATCGATCCGTCCAACAACGAAGCCAGCCAGTTCATCGAGCATTTCGAGAAATCGGGCGGCGACCCGACCCGGATCGCCAGAAGCACCGCGACGGCTCCCACGGCGGGAAAATCCCTTGAACCGATGGATCTCCTGGCCGAAGCCCGGCGGCGCATCGAAGAGAAGCAATTTGCGGGCGCGGAAGCGATTCTCAACCAGCTGCTCTCGAAGGAGCCTGGAAATCCCCAGGTGTGTCAGCTGCTGGCCCGATTGCATTTGCATCAGGGCCAACTGCAGATCGCCCTCGGTGAGTACCGATTTCTAGCCGGCGCGGCGTTGCGGGCGCAGGAATACCCGCAGGCGGAGGCGCTGATTCGAGAATTTCTGACCGTCGAGCCCGATTCGGTGCCGCTCCTCGAACTGCACGGGGAGCTGTATGAAGAGCAGGGAGACCCGGCCACGGCCGTCCTGCACTACGGCAAGGCGGTGGAAGTCCTGCTCGAGCATCCTGAGCCTGGCCTCCCCACATTGCCCGAGGAACTCTTTGAAAAGATCAAGCAACTCGCCCCGGAGAGCCCGGTCATTCAACGATTGGAAGCGCTGCTCAATGGCGGCTCCCCCGCCGCCGAATCCGTCGCCGTGCAAACGGACCAGACCGCCCCTGCAACGAATACGCTCCCCGTTGCCGGCACGCGGGCGGACCATGAATGGGAAGCCACGTCTCACCACTCGAGCGAACCGGAGTTCCGCCTCGCGTCCTCCGATACCGCCTCTTCAGTCGCCATCGCTCCGTCGGGGGCCACATCCCAAGCGGGCGCCGTGGGAAGATCCGGTTCGGACCAACCGACGGCAGACATGTCTGTCGCGGTCCCGTCTCTGACACGAGACGCCCAGCTTCGCTCGTTCTTGGACGCGGGACAGACCACGGAAGCGGAGCTGTGGCTGAATCGGTTGGTCGGCCAGGCGCCGCAGGACGCCGGGCTACGCGAATTGTTGGGCGGACTCTGCGAATACAAGGGAGACTCGGCCGCCGCCGCATTGCACTATGCACAGGCGTTGGAACTGTACGTTTCTACCCCGCCCGAAACCGTTACCGAACCGCTCAGCGCGTTGTACCTCAAGCTCAGCATGCTGGCGCCGGCCCATCCGCTTGTCGAACAATTAGCTCCGTTGTTCGCTCCCCGGGAGAATCCCCAGGGTGCAACGGCGGACACGGTCACCGAGATGGCCGATGAACTCGACCCGGAGGTGCATTACACGCTCGGCATAGCCTACAAGAACATGGGCCTCCTCGATGAAGCTCAGGAAGAATTCTCCGTCGCGATGCGAGCACAGGCCGTGTTCCTGGACTCTTGCCTCATGACCGCCGTGTGTTTGAAGGAACGCGGGCAGGCCGATGCGGCCAGCGCCCAGTTGGAGCGGTTGCTGACGGATTCCCGTTGCCAGGGAGCCAAGGGTCAGGCGATTCGGTACGAATTGGGCTTGCTCTACGAGCAACAGGGAAAGTGGGAGCAGGCCGTGACGATGTTCGAGTCGATTCCCACCTTCCACGACGTTCCGGAGAGATTGTCCTCGATCCGCGCGGAACACCCCGCTTCCGAGCCTGCCGCCAAAGCGTTCGGATACGCCAGCTGA
- a CDS encoding 2-hydroxyacid dehydrogenase codes for MSESRPLLYVSRLLPEPVMATVRERYQLLTEPEEGPPSPAVLRQGLQEATAAIVTLSERIDAQSLSAASRLKVVANYAVGYNNIDLAAARHHSIVLTNTPDVLTDATADLTWALILATARRVVEGDALVRAGDWTGWSATQLLGAEVAGRTLGIIGMGRIGQAVAHRAVGFRMPVHYYNRGTRLTSPPGAQWAGVSLPDLLRDSDFVSVHVPLTEQTRHLIGASELAAMKQTAILINTARGPIVDEAALVDALERRTIAGAGLDVYEDEPRLHPGLSSLPHVVLLPHLGSATWYARVQMGMICLRNVDAVLAGRPAPNPVL; via the coding sequence ATGAGCGAGAGCCGTCCCCTCCTCTATGTGTCCAGACTGTTGCCGGAGCCGGTCATGGCGACCGTCCGTGAGCGGTACCAGTTGCTGACGGAACCGGAGGAAGGTCCACCTTCCCCTGCCGTGCTGCGGCAAGGATTGCAGGAGGCGACTGCGGCCATCGTCACATTATCCGAGCGCATCGACGCGCAAAGTCTCTCTGCCGCATCCCGGCTCAAAGTCGTGGCCAACTATGCTGTCGGCTATAATAATATCGATCTCGCGGCCGCTCGACATCACTCGATCGTCCTGACGAATACGCCGGACGTCCTGACGGACGCCACCGCGGACCTGACCTGGGCGCTGATCTTGGCTACGGCCCGTCGGGTCGTGGAAGGCGATGCGCTGGTGCGGGCGGGAGACTGGACCGGGTGGTCGGCGACGCAGCTGTTGGGCGCCGAGGTTGCCGGTCGGACGCTGGGCATTATCGGGATGGGACGAATCGGTCAGGCTGTGGCTCACCGGGCTGTCGGCTTTCGCATGCCGGTGCACTATTACAATCGAGGCACGCGACTCACCTCCCCGCCCGGCGCTCAATGGGCAGGTGTCTCGCTGCCCGACCTGCTGCGCGATTCGGATTTCGTGTCCGTCCATGTGCCGCTGACCGAGCAGACACGGCACCTGATCGGCGCATCCGAACTGGCGGCAATGAAACAGACGGCGATTCTCATCAATACGGCTCGGGGACCGATCGTGGACGAAGCGGCACTGGTGGACGCATTGGAGCGCCGCACGATCGCCGGGGCCGGCCTCGACGTCTATGAAGACGAGCCTCGCCTGCATCCCGGGCTCAGCTCATTGCCGCACGTTGTGTTGCTGCCGCACTTAGGATCAGCCACCTGGTATGCGCGGGTGCAGATGGGCATGATCTGCCTACGCAACGTGGACGCGGTCCTCGCGGGGCGGCCCGCCCCGAATCCCGTACTGTAG
- the purH gene encoding bifunctional phosphoribosylaminoimidazolecarboxamide formyltransferase/IMP cyclohydrolase: MASIKRALISVSDKTGVVDLAKGLEALGAEILSTGGTAKALRDAGVKVTDVAAYTGSPEILDGRVKTLHPKIHGGLLGRRSVPAHVDQMKQHNIGPIDVVVVNLYPFEATISKPHCPFDEAIENIDIGGPSMLRSAAKNHEDVFVVVDPADYPRVLEAAKSTGDTGPLRRELAMKVFQHTGRYDSLIAGYLEKQIHGATAKFPKILSLQYELAETLRYGENPHQQGAFYRELHSQEPSVSRGKILHGKAMSYNNFLDANSALELAKEYDETAVAIIKHNNPCGVALGATPVEAYVKARETDPVSAFGGVIAFNRPVDLAAAKEITSTFVEVVIAPGFTDDALAELKRKKDLRLLDVGPLVKVTQEGYDLKKLVGGLIIQDRDLGVLTDLRSLSVPTVRKPTDEEYAACAFAWKVCKHVKSNAIIYAKPGQTVGIGAGQMSRVDSVKLAAMKAQMPIKGCVMASDAFFPFRDGIDAAAQAGITAVIQPGGSIRDAEIVKAVDEHGMTMILTGMRHFRH, translated from the coding sequence ATGGCCAGCATCAAGCGGGCGTTGATCAGCGTTTCAGACAAGACAGGAGTCGTGGATTTGGCCAAGGGACTCGAAGCCTTGGGCGCCGAGATCCTTTCGACGGGGGGCACGGCCAAGGCGCTCCGCGACGCGGGCGTCAAGGTCACCGACGTGGCCGCCTATACCGGTTCCCCCGAAATTCTCGACGGCCGCGTCAAGACCTTGCATCCGAAAATTCACGGCGGCCTGTTGGGGCGCCGGTCCGTTCCCGCACACGTCGACCAGATGAAGCAGCACAACATCGGGCCGATCGATGTGGTCGTCGTGAATCTCTATCCGTTCGAGGCCACGATCTCCAAACCCCATTGCCCGTTCGACGAAGCCATCGAGAATATCGACATCGGCGGCCCTTCGATGCTGCGGTCGGCGGCCAAGAATCATGAGGACGTCTTCGTCGTCGTCGACCCGGCCGACTATCCGCGCGTGCTGGAAGCGGCCAAGAGTACCGGCGACACGGGACCGCTCCGCCGGGAACTGGCCATGAAGGTGTTTCAGCATACGGGACGCTACGACAGCCTGATTGCGGGATATCTCGAAAAACAGATCCACGGCGCCACCGCCAAATTTCCGAAAATATTGTCGCTGCAATACGAGCTGGCCGAGACCCTTCGCTACGGAGAAAATCCCCACCAGCAGGGCGCCTTTTACCGCGAGCTCCATTCACAGGAGCCCTCCGTCTCGCGCGGCAAGATTCTCCACGGCAAGGCCATGTCGTACAATAATTTTCTCGATGCGAATTCCGCGCTGGAATTGGCCAAGGAATACGATGAGACGGCGGTCGCGATCATCAAGCACAACAATCCCTGCGGCGTCGCGTTGGGGGCCACACCGGTAGAGGCCTACGTCAAAGCCCGCGAGACCGATCCGGTTTCGGCCTTCGGCGGCGTCATTGCCTTCAACCGCCCCGTGGATCTCGCGGCGGCGAAAGAGATCACGTCCACGTTCGTGGAGGTCGTCATCGCCCCGGGATTTACGGATGATGCGCTGGCCGAGCTCAAACGCAAGAAGGATCTGCGACTACTCGACGTCGGGCCGCTGGTGAAGGTCACGCAAGAAGGCTACGATCTGAAAAAGCTGGTCGGCGGCCTGATCATCCAGGATCGCGACTTGGGCGTGTTGACCGATCTACGGTCGCTCTCGGTTCCCACCGTCCGCAAGCCCACCGACGAAGAATATGCGGCCTGTGCCTTTGCCTGGAAGGTCTGCAAACACGTCAAGTCCAACGCCATCATTTATGCGAAACCCGGCCAGACGGTCGGAATCGGCGCCGGTCAAATGAGCCGGGTGGACAGCGTCAAGCTCGCGGCCATGAAAGCGCAGATGCCGATCAAAGGCTGCGTCATGGCGTCGGACGCGTTCTTTCCCTTCCGGGACGGGATCGACGCAGCGGCGCAAGCCGGCATCACCGCCGTCATTCAGCCCGGCGGATCCATTCGAGACGCGGAGATCGTCAAGGCGGTGGACGAGCACGGCATGACCATGATCCTCACCGGCATGCGCCACTTCCGCCACTGA
- the purD gene encoding phosphoribosylamine--glycine ligase codes for MKILVVGSGGREHAIVWTLGQSPRKPTIFCAPGNAGIASLATCVPIAAHDVEALKDFVVRNHIDLTVVGPEVPLALGIADEFRKHRLKIFGPTKGAARLEASKSFSKELMQRAGIPTARAKSFTDAASALAYADQQPLPMVIKADGLAQGKGVMIATNRQQAREAIVDCMEKAVFGEAGKEVLIEEFLDGEELTIMAFTDGRTIVPMPPAQDHKRVGDGDTGLNTGGMGAYAPAPLGTAVLREQVRQQVLEPIVTHLSRIGSPFQGVLYAGLMVVKGVPYVLEFNARMGDPETQVVLPLLKTDLLEVIEAVVEHRLDQIGVEWSKEAAVCVVMTSGGYPGPYRTGVPIRGLSEVPPEHAVIFHAGTAFDQQAVVTAGGRVLGITGLGSDIASAQQTAYRAANALSFDGCHYRRDIAHRALHPRTSS; via the coding sequence GTGAAAATTCTCGTCGTCGGAAGCGGGGGACGCGAACATGCCATCGTCTGGACACTCGGGCAAAGCCCGAGAAAACCCACCATCTTTTGCGCTCCAGGCAACGCCGGAATCGCTTCCCTCGCGACCTGCGTACCCATTGCCGCTCACGATGTTGAAGCCCTGAAAGACTTCGTCGTCCGCAATCACATCGATCTGACCGTCGTGGGACCGGAAGTACCGCTCGCCCTGGGCATCGCCGATGAGTTTCGCAAACATCGGTTGAAAATATTCGGCCCCACCAAAGGCGCGGCGCGCCTCGAAGCCAGCAAGAGTTTTTCCAAAGAGCTCATGCAACGGGCCGGCATTCCCACCGCACGGGCCAAGAGCTTTACCGACGCGGCGTCGGCGCTCGCGTATGCCGACCAGCAGCCGCTCCCCATGGTGATCAAGGCGGACGGCCTCGCGCAAGGCAAAGGCGTGATGATCGCCACGAACCGGCAGCAGGCGCGGGAGGCGATCGTCGACTGTATGGAGAAGGCCGTCTTCGGCGAGGCCGGAAAAGAAGTGCTGATCGAGGAATTTCTCGACGGAGAAGAATTGACGATCATGGCCTTCACCGACGGTCGCACGATCGTGCCGATGCCGCCGGCCCAGGATCACAAGCGGGTCGGAGACGGGGATACCGGCCTGAATACCGGCGGTATGGGGGCCTATGCGCCTGCGCCGCTCGGCACGGCGGTGCTTCGCGAACAAGTCCGGCAACAGGTCCTGGAGCCCATCGTGACTCACCTCTCCAGGATCGGCTCCCCATTCCAGGGTGTGCTGTACGCCGGTCTCATGGTCGTGAAGGGGGTGCCGTACGTCCTGGAGTTCAACGCTCGGATGGGCGACCCCGAAACCCAAGTGGTCCTGCCGCTGCTGAAGACGGACTTGCTCGAAGTCATCGAGGCGGTCGTCGAACACCGGCTGGATCAGATTGGCGTCGAATGGAGCAAGGAGGCGGCCGTCTGCGTCGTCATGACGTCGGGCGGGTACCCCGGTCCATACCGAACCGGCGTGCCGATTCGTGGCTTGTCGGAGGTCCCCCCGGAGCATGCCGTCATCTTCCACGCAGGAACGGCGTTCGATCAGCAAGCCGTCGTGACCGCCGGCGGGCGTGTCCTGGGCATCACGGGATTGGGATCCGACATTGCGTCGGCTCAACAGACGGCGTATCGCGCCGCCAACGCGCTTTCATTCGACGGCTGTCACTACCGTCGGGACATCGCCCATCGAGCCTTGCATCCTCGTACGTCCAGTTGA
- a CDS encoding L-threonylcarbamoyladenylate synthase, with translation MATVHPLSPATIPTLASSVRSVIRDGGLIAIPTETFYGLGANPFDTAAVDRLLAIKNREEGKPILVLIGDVGQLPLLIADMPRIGHILTEAFWPGALTILLPAHPSLPLNLTARSGLVGVRLSSCVSLTELLKQIGPVTGTSANRSGHPPAATAEQVQQELGHEVDMILDAGRTAGGLPSTVVDVREPVRIVRDGAIPRQTIRNVLETHGIVLAA, from the coding sequence ATGGCCACCGTCCATCCATTGTCCCCGGCCACGATCCCGACACTTGCCTCCTCCGTTCGTTCGGTCATACGGGACGGAGGCCTCATCGCCATACCGACGGAAACCTTCTATGGCTTGGGCGCAAATCCGTTCGATACCGCGGCCGTCGATCGTCTGCTGGCCATCAAGAACCGGGAGGAGGGGAAACCGATCCTGGTGCTGATCGGTGACGTCGGCCAACTTCCCCTGCTAATTGCCGACATGCCGCGCATCGGACACATCCTGACGGAGGCCTTCTGGCCGGGCGCCCTGACGATCCTCCTGCCGGCCCATCCGTCCCTTCCTCTCAATCTGACGGCGCGAAGCGGACTGGTCGGCGTACGGTTGAGTTCCTGCGTTTCGCTCACGGAACTCCTGAAACAGATCGGCCCGGTCACGGGAACCAGCGCCAACCGATCAGGCCATCCGCCGGCAGCCACCGCCGAACAGGTGCAACAGGAGTTGGGGCACGAAGTCGATATGATCTTGGACGCCGGCAGGACAGCAGGCGGCCTGCCGTCCACCGTGGTGGATGTCCGTGAACCGGTCCGGATTGTTCGAGACGGCGCAATCCCTCGACAGACGATACGGAACGTGTTAGAGACACACGGGATTGTGCTGGCCGCTTAG
- a CDS encoding FmdB family zinc ribbon protein yields MPIYEYLCEGCAYKFEIKQSIKDDPIAACERCGKPVQRLISSPAIMFKGSGWYVTDYSDKLKPPSAGGESTADKKEPAPAAASTAAPTTSAPPSTNTSTGTSTSAPAPTSAPASTPSTTPSSK; encoded by the coding sequence GTGCCGATCTATGAGTATCTGTGCGAGGGATGCGCGTACAAGTTCGAGATCAAGCAAAGCATCAAGGACGATCCGATTGCCGCGTGCGAACGATGCGGCAAGCCGGTGCAGCGGTTGATCTCCTCTCCGGCCATCATGTTCAAGGGCAGCGGCTGGTATGTGACCGACTATTCGGACAAGCTGAAGCCGCCTTCAGCGGGAGGAGAATCCACGGCTGACAAGAAAGAGCCGGCTCCGGCAGCCGCTTCCACGGCGGCACCGACGACGAGTGCGCCTCCGTCGACCAACACCTCGACCGGCACGTCAACGTCCGCACCGGCGCCCACGTCTGCTCCGGCGTCGACCCCGTCCACGACTCCCTCTTCAAAATAA
- a CDS encoding pyridoxal phosphate-dependent aminotransferase, protein MKLASRVGRIAPSPTLAMAATAKAMAAQGIDVVDFSTGEPDFDTPDSVKAAAEAAIRAGFTKYTPSSGTEELRGAVVDKLQHELGLRYEKSQVLISCGAKHSLYNVAEALLEAGDEIIIPTPYWVSYSDQALLNDATAVLLPTKEEEGYAIDAEELERLITPRTKAILVNSPCNPTGATYGRATLEAIAAIALRHDLLVISDEIYEKIVYDGTVHVSIATLGADIAARTVIINGVSKAYAMTGWRIGYAAGPRELIAAMGNVQSQSTSNPCSISQKAAVAALRDGGAFTERMVVEFDRRRRVIVEGLNAIRGVSCRMPTGAFYAFPNVSGVLGRRGPDGVVKTPTDLANYLLNTAHIAVVPGEPFGSQAHVRLSYATGMETITRGLERLDKALARLT, encoded by the coding sequence ATGAAATTGGCTTCCCGCGTCGGGCGCATTGCTCCCTCCCCCACGTTGGCCATGGCTGCGACGGCGAAAGCCATGGCGGCCCAGGGAATCGACGTGGTCGACTTTTCGACCGGCGAGCCGGATTTCGACACGCCGGACTCGGTTAAGGCGGCGGCGGAGGCGGCGATTCGTGCCGGGTTCACCAAGTATACGCCGTCGTCCGGAACCGAAGAACTGCGCGGCGCCGTCGTCGACAAGCTGCAACATGAGTTGGGCCTTCGGTACGAGAAGTCCCAGGTGCTGATTTCGTGCGGGGCCAAACATTCCTTGTACAACGTGGCGGAGGCGCTGTTGGAAGCGGGAGACGAGATCATCATCCCGACTCCCTATTGGGTCTCGTACTCGGACCAGGCCCTCTTGAATGACGCCACGGCGGTGCTCCTCCCCACCAAGGAGGAAGAGGGCTACGCGATCGACGCCGAGGAACTCGAACGACTGATCACGCCGCGCACGAAAGCGATTCTCGTGAACAGCCCCTGCAACCCGACCGGCGCGACCTACGGCCGAGCGACGCTCGAGGCCATCGCGGCCATTGCGCTTCGGCACGATCTGCTGGTGATCTCGGACGAAATCTATGAGAAGATCGTGTACGACGGGACCGTCCACGTCAGCATCGCGACGCTCGGCGCCGACATCGCCGCCCGTACGGTCATCATCAACGGCGTGTCCAAAGCCTATGCCATGACGGGATGGCGAATCGGATACGCGGCCGGTCCTCGCGAGTTGATCGCGGCCATGGGGAACGTTCAAAGCCAGAGTACGTCGAATCCCTGTTCGATTTCCCAGAAAGCGGCCGTCGCGGCGCTGCGGGACGGCGGTGCCTTCACCGAACGGATGGTCGTGGAGTTCGATCGGCGGCGACGCGTGATTGTGGAAGGATTGAACGCGATACGCGGCGTCTCGTGCCGTATGCCGACCGGTGCATTCTACGCGTTTCCCAATGTATCCGGCGTCCTGGGTCGGCGCGGGCCCGACGGCGTGGTCAAGACGCCAACGGATCTGGCCAACTATTTGCTGAACACCGCGCACATCGCCGTCGTCCCGGGCGAGCCGTTCGGCAGCCAGGCGCACGTCCGGTTGTCCTATGCCACCGGCATGGAGACGATCACACGGGGGTTGGAACGACTTGACAAGGCGTTGGCTAGACTTACCTGA